A genomic region of Bernardetia sp. ABR2-2B contains the following coding sequences:
- the recR gene encoding recombination mediator RecR, with translation MNYPSKLVEDAVNEISRLPGIGKKSALRLALHLLGQEIQDVEELTKSLIALREKTVYCKKCHTISDTDICSICKSPKRDESLICVVEEVPDLLAIENTAQYNGLYHVLGGVISPIEGISPSDLNIDSLLERTQNGVKEVILALNATMEGDTTAFYLTKKLRKQGVKVSGIARGVPIGSELEYTDEITLGRSIAKRIMFD, from the coding sequence ATGAATTATCCCTCCAAATTAGTAGAAGATGCTGTAAATGAAATTTCTCGTTTGCCCGGTATTGGTAAAAAATCGGCTTTGCGTTTGGCTTTGCATCTTCTAGGACAAGAAATTCAAGACGTAGAAGAACTTACAAAATCTTTGATTGCGCTTAGAGAAAAAACAGTTTATTGCAAAAAATGTCATACTATTTCAGATACAGATATCTGTAGTATTTGTAAGAGTCCGAAGAGAGATGAGAGTTTGATTTGTGTAGTGGAAGAAGTGCCAGACTTGTTAGCTATCGAAAATACAGCACAATATAATGGATTGTATCACGTTTTGGGAGGTGTCATTTCTCCTATTGAAGGAATTAGTCCATCAGATTTGAATATAGATTCTCTTTTAGAAAGAACTCAAAATGGGGTAAAAGAGGTAATTTTGGCTCTCAATGCAACTATGGAAGGGGATACAACGGCTTTTTATCTCACGAAAAAACTAAGAAAACAAGGGGTAAAAGTGAGCGGGATTGCTCGTGGAGTTCCGATTGGAAGTGAACTTGAATATACAGATGAAATTACATTGGGAAGAAGTATTGCCAAACGAATTATGTTTGATTAA
- a CDS encoding J domain-containing protein gives MLFDRLKNIIRSTTNDLLEKNGLSDDEYMKAIEDEYEKEFGSLGNNDSTSYSSEFDTEYEFTAPKANPKERIYYHTLGLEQGASFEQVKTAYKKLMKAYHPDRHQADPKKQHWAVEQSQKVNEAYSYLEKKFGK, from the coding sequence ATGCTCTTCGATAGATTAAAAAATATTATTCGCTCTACTACTAATGATTTATTAGAAAAAAATGGACTTTCTGATGATGAATATATGAAAGCCATAGAAGACGAATACGAAAAAGAATTTGGCTCTCTAGGAAATAATGATTCTACAAGTTATTCTTCCGAATTTGATACAGAATATGAGTTTACTGCGCCAAAAGCAAACCCAAAAGAAAGAATTTATTATCATACCTTAGGGCTTGAGCAAGGTGCTTCTTTTGAGCAAGTAAAGACTGCCTATAAAAAACTAATGAAAGCCTACCACCCAGACCGTCATCAGGCAGACCCCAAAAAACAGCATTGGGCAGTAGAGCAATCTCAAAAAGTAAATGAAGCATACTCTTACTTAGAGAAAAAATTTGGAAAATAG
- a CDS encoding rhodanese-like domain-containing protein: protein MLDTIKNLFSSKPPTDYKALLKEGAIIIDVRTKGEYAGGHIQNSKNIPLDTLANQLGQFKDKNQIIITCCASGMRSGSAKSLLQSKGYTNVYNGGGWSGLNNKI from the coding sequence ATGTTAGATACAATCAAAAATTTGTTCAGCTCAAAACCTCCAACTGATTACAAAGCACTTTTGAAAGAAGGCGCAATTATTATCGATGTTCGTACGAAGGGCGAATATGCAGGAGGACACATTCAAAACTCTAAAAATATTCCTTTAGATACATTAGCAAATCAGTTAGGACAATTTAAAGATAAAAACCAGATAATTATTACTTGTTGTGCTTCTGGAATGCGTAGTGGAAGTGCAAAAAGTTTATTACAATCAAAAGGTTATACAAATGTTTATAATGGTGGTGGCTGGTCTGGTTTGAATAATAAAATTTAG
- a CDS encoding PspA/IM30 family protein produces the protein MWIFFKRLFRIGKTKAHAKLDKVEDPVALTEQSIKDLKQDLAESMKSLAEMKALAIRTKRDVQQAHRAAGQYEQRAMQFIAKAEKGDISMDEADRYALKALAQKDQILRVSSANEQNLRAYENMIRKLELDIQKIRTQINTWEGELKTLKVRSRLSETSRRLNERMSSISNNSMNNMLEDMKSKVEEQEALAQSYEDVANLNDSVDDEVEKVLGKNAAALPDLPTPQDALAQLKAKMKALPKTTEELIEEAEDDFKKIGSYSEEEENKLNQAEKKKNITFGKVEKSTPPKRPRLRIRKEGFDD, from the coding sequence ATGTGGATATTTTTTAAACGCCTTTTCAGAATTGGAAAAACTAAAGCACACGCCAAACTTGATAAAGTAGAAGACCCTGTTGCGCTTACCGAACAGTCCATTAAAGATTTGAAACAAGACCTTGCAGAGAGCATGAAAAGTCTTGCAGAAATGAAAGCGTTAGCAATCCGTACTAAAAGAGATGTTCAACAAGCACACCGAGCAGCTGGTCAGTACGAACAGAGAGCAATGCAATTTATTGCAAAAGCCGAAAAAGGTGATATTAGCATGGACGAAGCCGACCGATATGCACTAAAAGCTCTCGCCCAAAAAGACCAAATCTTGAGAGTTTCCTCTGCCAATGAGCAAAATTTACGTGCTTATGAAAACATGATTCGCAAGTTAGAGCTTGATATTCAAAAAATTCGTACACAAATAAATACATGGGAAGGCGAACTCAAAACGCTTAAAGTACGCTCACGTCTTTCTGAAACAAGTCGTCGTTTGAATGAACGTATGTCTTCTATTAGCAATAATAGTATGAATAATATGTTGGAAGATATGAAGAGCAAAGTAGAAGAACAAGAAGCTCTTGCTCAATCCTATGAAGACGTAGCTAATTTGAATGATAGTGTTGATGATGAAGTAGAAAAAGTATTGGGTAAAAATGCAGCAGCATTACCAGACTTACCTACTCCACAAGATGCTTTGGCTCAACTAAAAGCAAAAATGAAAGCACTTCCAAAAACAACAGAAGAGTTGATAGAAGAAGCCGAAGATGACTTTAAGAAAATAGGTTCTTACTCTGAAGAGGAGGAAAATAAATTAAATCAAGCAGAAAAAAAGAAAAATATTACCTTTGGTAAGGTAGAAAAAAGCACACCACCAAAACGTCCTCGTTTGCGTATCAGAAAAGAAGGTTTTGATGATTAA
- a CDS encoding glycosyltransferase — protein sequence MLSVVMPVFNGEKFLKMAIESILNQTYTDFELVIINDGSTDKSAEIINSYQDKRIHFLENDGNKGIFYTRNRLFEEAQGKYIAILDCDDYAEPTRLEKQVHFLDKNNEFGLVGSWITLIDDENRIKGAWQLEHRPEQIPAKLLFFNQFAQSSVMIRKEFADLKYREEYPPTEDYDLWVRIAHKTRVTNLAESLVKYRIHDQNISQTQKEKADRHVLKIYKNQLEELGIYANQDELILHKKIGNMDFKQNNESFFEKVKNWLELLNSKNEKIEVYNKIVFNNLLGEFWAELLSKNIELSITKKAFQNSILSSYLNSTKKNNLSKSFRLRSFPFNYTIKPALNVIKKLQDWKRKK from the coding sequence ATGTTAAGTGTCGTAATGCCTGTTTTTAATGGAGAAAAATTTCTCAAAATGGCTATTGAAAGTATTTTGAATCAAACTTATACGGATTTTGAGTTAGTCATTATTAACGATGGCTCAACTGATAAGAGCGCAGAAATAATCAATTCCTATCAAGATAAGCGCATTCATTTTTTAGAAAATGATGGTAACAAAGGTATTTTTTATACAAGAAATAGGCTTTTTGAAGAAGCTCAAGGAAAGTATATTGCTATTTTGGATTGTGATGATTATGCAGAACCAACACGATTAGAAAAACAAGTTCATTTTTTAGATAAAAATAATGAGTTTGGTTTGGTAGGCTCTTGGATTACCCTTATTGATGATGAAAATAGAATAAAAGGAGCTTGGCAGCTAGAACATCGCCCCGAACAAATCCCTGCAAAGTTGTTATTTTTTAATCAGTTTGCACAGTCTTCAGTTATGATACGAAAAGAATTTGCAGACTTAAAATATAGAGAAGAATATCCTCCAACAGAAGATTATGATTTGTGGGTACGTATTGCACACAAAACTAGAGTTACAAATCTTGCTGAATCTTTAGTAAAATATAGAATCCACGACCAAAATATTAGTCAAACACAAAAAGAAAAAGCAGATAGACACGTTTTGAAAATCTATAAAAATCAGTTAGAAGAATTAGGAATTTATGCCAATCAAGATGAACTTATCCTACATAAAAAAATAGGAAATATGGATTTCAAACAAAATAATGAATCCTTTTTCGAAAAAGTAAAAAACTGGTTAGAACTGCTCAACTCTAAAAATGAAAAAATAGAAGTTTATAATAAAATAGTTTTTAATAACCTTTTGGGAGAGTTTTGGGCAGAACTTTTATCTAAAAATATAGAACTTTCTATTACAAAAAAAGCTTTTCAAAATTCGATTTTATCTTCTTATCTTAATTCTACCAAAAAAAATAACCTTTCAAAATCTTTTAGACTTCGTTCTTTTCCTTTTAATTATACTATAAAACCTGCTTTAAATGTCATAAAAAAATTACAAGACTGGAAAAGAAAAAAATAG
- a CDS encoding sterol desaturase family protein, with protein MENYSFHFSPYLPLISNLIRYFVFAGVAFLIVYKLFYNQFLNNKIQSHLAKKKDFLREIKHSVFSTLIFGIIGFGFIYSPLGSYSQIYTNTSDFPLWWLPVSVLLILAIQDTYFYWMHKTIHSPKLFKRIHRIHHQSINPSPWAAYSFHFLEAILEAIIIPITIFIVPAHPLAILAVTFIAFWFSVYGHLGFEITPKWFRNSWLFEVMNTSVYHNLHHEKFRGNYGLYFRFWDRIMKTENPNYVMEFDRIQEKRFGKKLAPILT; from the coding sequence ATGGAAAATTACTCTTTTCATTTTTCGCCTTATTTACCTCTTATTAGTAATTTGATTCGATATTTTGTTTTTGCAGGAGTTGCGTTTTTGATTGTCTATAAATTATTTTATAATCAATTTTTGAATAACAAAATTCAATCTCATCTTGCTAAAAAGAAAGATTTTTTGAGAGAAATAAAACACTCTGTTTTCTCCACACTTATCTTCGGAATAATTGGTTTTGGTTTTATTTATTCTCCGTTGGGAAGCTATTCACAGATTTATACAAATACTTCTGATTTTCCGTTGTGGTGGCTTCCTGTAAGCGTTTTGTTGATTCTTGCTATTCAAGATACTTACTTTTACTGGATGCATAAAACCATTCATTCTCCCAAATTATTTAAGCGTATTCACCGTATTCATCACCAATCTATTAATCCGTCGCCTTGGGCAGCTTATTCTTTTCATTTTTTGGAAGCTATTCTTGAAGCTATCATTATTCCAATAACGATTTTTATTGTACCTGCTCATCCTTTGGCTATTTTGGCTGTTACTTTCATTGCATTTTGGTTTAGTGTATATGGACATTTAGGGTTCGAAATTACGCCAAAATGGTTTAGAAACTCGTGGCTTTTTGAAGTTATGAATACTTCTGTTTATCACAATCTTCATCACGAAAAATTCAGAGGAAACTATGGACTTTATTTTAGGTTTTGGGATAGAATAATGAAAACCGAAAACCCTAATTATGTTATGGAGTTTGATAGAATACAAGAAAAACGTTTTGGTAAAAAACTAGCACCTATTTTGACTTAA
- a CDS encoding ATP-dependent Clp protease adaptor ClpS has translation MQTIYANQKLIPQRKQLTETLIETLSDSEEQLDASLERELVLFKDKKNELDYIIKTIINVCKLSSGDAFDVVTEANTKGHSTITTGTFNELKPLRKAVCDKNIWVEIL, from the coding sequence ATGCAAACTATATACGCCAACCAAAAATTAATTCCTCAAAGAAAACAACTTACAGAAACATTAATTGAAACTCTTTCTGATTCAGAAGAGCAATTAGATGCTTCCCTAGAACGTGAGTTGGTACTTTTTAAAGATAAAAAAAATGAATTAGACTATATTATCAAAACGATTATAAATGTATGTAAACTTTCCTCTGGAGATGCTTTTGATGTTGTAACAGAAGCCAATACAAAAGGACATTCGACGATTACAACAGGAACTTTCAATGAGCTAAAGCCACTTCGCAAGGCTGTGTGTGATAAAAATATTTGGGTAGAGATTTTGTAA
- the rpe gene encoding ribulose-phosphate 3-epimerase translates to MLLAPSVLASDFANLQSEVEMLNKSQADWLHIDIMDGVFVPNISFGIPVFEAISKHAKKHLDVHLMIVNPEKYVDNFARAGANTISVHIEACQHLHRNLQQIRNLGCKAGIAVNPHTSISQLENVIEETDLVCLMSVNPGFGGQKFIEQTYKKVSQLKELILKTGSKALIEIDGGVNAGNAKKLVDAGADVLVAGNFVFSSPNPTETISRIKSLV, encoded by the coding sequence ATGCTTCTCGCCCCTTCTGTTCTCGCTTCTGATTTTGCCAACCTCCAAAGTGAGGTCGAAATGCTAAATAAAAGTCAAGCTGATTGGCTTCATATCGATATTATGGATGGAGTTTTTGTTCCTAATATTTCATTTGGCATTCCTGTTTTTGAGGCTATTTCAAAACACGCAAAAAAACATTTAGATGTTCATTTAATGATTGTCAATCCTGAAAAATATGTTGATAATTTTGCTCGTGCAGGTGCAAATACTATTTCTGTGCATATTGAAGCCTGTCAGCATCTACATAGAAACCTTCAGCAAATCCGTAATCTAGGCTGTAAGGCAGGAATTGCAGTAAATCCTCATACTTCTATTTCTCAATTGGAAAATGTAATCGAAGAAACAGATTTAGTATGTTTGATGTCAGTTAATCCAGGATTTGGAGGACAAAAATTTATCGAACAGACCTATAAAAAAGTAAGTCAGTTAAAAGAATTAATACTAAAAACAGGCTCAAAAGCTCTTATCGAAATTGATGGAGGTGTAAATGCAGGAAATGCTAAAAAATTAGTAGATGCAGGAGCTGATGTATTAGTAGCTGGTAATTTTGTCTTTTCTTCGCCCAATCCAACAGAAACAATTAGTAGAATAAAGTCATTAGTTTAA
- a CDS encoding Crp/Fnr family transcriptional regulator, producing MIDLEKLNHYFGIFKGLELQDLKEVFANTSLKKLDISEYFIKEGEQKRQLAYIRKGLIRCFMVNEKGDEITTLVRWEDQFITSYDVILYNRPARFYYQAIEKTELLVIDYDVAQRILEKNPKLEQGRRHFLLNILQEVFERIESFTLYSPEERYIEFVKAKPNIVNRLPDKYIATILGMTPVSLSRIRKRIATKAQKK from the coding sequence ATGATAGACTTAGAAAAACTAAATCATTATTTTGGAATCTTTAAAGGTTTAGAACTTCAAGACTTAAAAGAAGTTTTTGCAAATACAAGCCTTAAAAAACTTGATATTTCAGAGTATTTTATAAAAGAAGGAGAACAAAAGAGACAATTAGCGTATATAAGAAAGGGGCTAATCCGTTGTTTTATGGTCAATGAAAAAGGAGATGAAATCACTACTTTGGTGCGCTGGGAAGACCAATTTATTACTTCTTATGATGTTATTCTTTATAATCGTCCTGCTCGTTTTTATTATCAAGCCATAGAAAAAACGGAACTTCTAGTAATAGATTATGATGTGGCACAACGAATTTTAGAAAAAAATCCAAAATTAGAACAAGGGAGAAGGCATTTTTTATTGAATATTTTACAAGAAGTCTTTGAAAGAATAGAATCATTTACACTTTATTCGCCAGAAGAACGGTATATCGAATTTGTGAAAGCAAAGCCCAATATTGTCAATCGTCTTCCCGATAAATACATTGCAACTATTTTAGGAATGACACCTGTTTCACTTTCAAGAATCAGAAAAAGAATTGCCACAAAAGCACAAAAAAAATAA
- a CDS encoding phosphoglycerate mutase family protein: protein MKKLFLLRHAQTEGYSLSNPDSKRKLTERGVQDAMKLGQLLYEENIEIDSIVSSVAIRAQTTARLIANGVKYLPSNIQIEEDLYQCSEVDLLRFISQIDDNSINNLLLVNHNPAVSALIYLLAEKDYGFLSPCSLVIFSFDVENWTEITKGSGTVETIRIPETSFEESMI, encoded by the coding sequence ATGAAAAAATTATTTTTATTACGTCATGCGCAGACAGAAGGATACAGTCTTTCAAACCCAGACTCAAAACGAAAACTAACTGAAAGAGGAGTTCAAGATGCAATGAAACTAGGACAACTTCTTTACGAAGAAAATATTGAAATAGATAGTATTGTTAGTAGCGTAGCCATTAGGGCGCAAACTACGGCTCGTCTGATTGCTAATGGAGTAAAATATCTTCCTTCAAACATTCAGATAGAAGAAGACCTGTATCAATGTTCAGAAGTAGATTTGTTACGTTTTATTAGTCAAATTGATGATAATTCTATTAATAATTTACTTTTAGTCAATCATAATCCTGCTGTTTCTGCACTTATTTATCTATTGGCAGAAAAAGATTATGGATTTCTTAGCCCTTGTAGTCTAGTTATTTTTTCTTTTGATGTAGAAAATTGGACAGAAATAACAAAAGGAAGTGGAACAGTAGAAACGATACGCATTCCTGAAACAAGCTTTGAAGAAAGTATGATATAA
- a CDS encoding CapA family protein, protein MKIQKLIFLVFLLPAISISHFSCSQTDYKATLNESNDSLALINDLTDSLKLKLSDSTLSSVKDNSIKKETLQIIGVGDMMFGTNFPSTAHLPPNEGKDLISEVDSILKSADLTFGNLEGVVLNKGGQVKRCSDPSKCYAFRMPEKLVEDVLKQGGFDVVSIANNHMGDFGNSGRENSKKFLESINIEYAGLVSCPYTMFEKEGVKYGFAAFAPNSGTMDIRNIKAAEAIVKTLNDSCDVVIVSFHGGAEGRSKQHITRKTETFYGENRGNVYAFSHAMIDAGADIIFGHGPHVTRAMEVYKDRFVAYSLGNFCTYDRFSLRGESGLAPIVNLKVDKEGKFISGQITPIIQRGRGGVSIDKDKKVIPIIQNLNKTDIPEGIIEITDEGGILIKEN, encoded by the coding sequence ATGAAAATCCAAAAACTTATTTTTCTCGTTTTTCTTCTTCCTGCCATCAGTATTTCTCATTTTAGTTGTAGCCAAACAGATTACAAAGCTACTCTGAACGAGAGTAACGATTCTTTAGCTCTTATTAATGACTTAACAGATTCTTTAAAACTAAAACTAAGTGATAGTACGCTTTCGTCTGTAAAAGATAATTCTATCAAAAAAGAAACACTACAAATTATTGGTGTAGGTGATATGATGTTTGGAACAAATTTTCCTTCTACTGCCCATTTGCCACCCAATGAAGGTAAAGATTTGATTTCAGAGGTAGATTCTATCCTTAAAAGTGCTGACCTTACTTTTGGAAATTTAGAGGGAGTAGTTTTGAATAAAGGAGGACAGGTAAAACGCTGTTCAGATCCTAGTAAATGCTATGCGTTTCGTATGCCAGAAAAGCTAGTAGAAGATGTTTTGAAACAAGGTGGTTTCGATGTAGTCAGTATTGCCAATAACCATATGGGAGATTTTGGAAATTCAGGTAGAGAAAACAGTAAAAAATTCTTAGAAAGTATTAACATAGAATATGCAGGTTTGGTTTCTTGTCCTTATACAATGTTCGAAAAAGAAGGAGTAAAGTACGGTTTTGCAGCCTTTGCACCCAATTCTGGGACAATGGATATTAGAAATATAAAGGCAGCCGAAGCTATTGTAAAAACATTAAATGATTCTTGTGACGTAGTCATTGTTTCTTTTCATGGAGGTGCAGAAGGTAGAAGTAAGCAACATATTACACGCAAAACAGAAACTTTCTATGGAGAAAATAGAGGAAATGTATATGCTTTTTCTCACGCCATGATTGATGCAGGTGCAGATATTATTTTCGGACATGGACCTCATGTTACTCGTGCTATGGAAGTTTATAAAGATAGATTTGTTGCATATAGTTTGGGGAATTTTTGTACGTATGACCGTTTTAGTTTGCGTGGAGAAAGTGGACTTGCGCCAATCGTAAATCTAAAAGTTGATAAAGAAGGCAAATTTATTTCTGGTCAGATTACGCCCATTATCCAACGTGGACGTGGTGGAGTTTCGATAGATAAAGATAAAAAGGTAATTCCGATTATTCAAAATCTCAACAAAACAGATATTCCAGAAGGAATTATTGAAATAACTGATGAGGGAGGAATTTTGATAAAAGAAAATTAA